The Desulfohalovibrio reitneri genome contains a region encoding:
- a CDS encoding chemotaxis protein, translating to MAQTTNILLESGTNELEIVVFFINERTPDGREYCGYYGVNVAKVLEIIRLPQVTEMPGQTNASVRGSFNLRGRVIPLVDLARWLGKTCDNTEDDKVIVTEFNSIVNAFRVSGVTRIHRLSWDAIEAPNIHVQRFSQESITGVVRLDERVVFILDMEMIVGELNPSLALQSIDEEEDHGDSRLKTLIADDSATIRHMMGSSLEKGGFEVTRTINGQKAWEQLEAWHQEAEAASRPMTDYVQVIVSDIEMPGMDGHSLTRRIKEDPRFKNLPVILFSSLITDKLRHKGEAVGADDQISKPEMRELAARARVLADKAMASEPTAQPTG from the coding sequence ATGGCGCAGACGACCAATATCCTGCTGGAATCCGGCACCAACGAACTGGAGATCGTGGTCTTCTTCATCAATGAACGGACCCCGGACGGCCGCGAGTACTGCGGCTACTACGGCGTCAACGTGGCCAAGGTGCTGGAGATCATCCGGCTGCCCCAGGTCACGGAAATGCCCGGGCAGACCAACGCCTCGGTGCGCGGCTCCTTCAACCTGCGCGGCCGCGTCATCCCCCTGGTGGACCTGGCCCGCTGGCTGGGCAAGACCTGCGACAACACGGAGGACGACAAGGTCATCGTCACCGAGTTCAACTCCATCGTGAACGCCTTCCGCGTTAGCGGCGTGACCCGCATCCACCGCCTTTCCTGGGACGCCATCGAAGCGCCCAACATCCACGTGCAGCGCTTCTCCCAGGAGTCCATCACCGGCGTGGTGCGCCTGGACGAGCGGGTAGTATTCATCCTGGACATGGAGATGATCGTGGGCGAGCTCAACCCCTCCCTGGCCCTGCAGAGCATCGACGAGGAGGAGGACCACGGGGACTCGCGACTCAAGACCCTCATCGCCGACGACTCCGCCACAATCCGCCACATGATGGGCTCGTCGCTGGAAAAGGGCGGCTTCGAAGTCACCCGCACCATCAACGGGCAGAAAGCCTGGGAACAACTTGAGGCCTGGCACCAGGAGGCCGAGGCCGCGAGCCGCCCCATGACCGACTACGTGCAGGTCATCGTCTCGGACATCGAGATGCCCGGCATGGACGGCCACTCCCTGACCCGCCGCATCAAGGAGGACCCGCGCTTCAAGAATCTGCCGGTCATCCTCTTCTCCTCGCTCATCACGGACAAGCTGCGCCACAAAGGCGAGGCCGTGGGTGCGGACGACCAGATTTCCAAGCCGGAGATGCGGGAACTGGCCGCGCGCGCCAGGGTCCTGGCGGACAAGGCCATGGCCAGCGAGCCGACGGCCCAGCCGACCGGCTGA
- a CDS encoding PspC domain-containing protein, whose protein sequence is MNQEQSNGLYRSRHGRFLGVLKGLAEYFGVSAFWMRVIFVVIALASGVWPAVGAYLIAALLLKPAPAVQPRDEGERDFYDTYAASPRAAMQRLKRKFDSLDRRLRRLEDVATSREYDFDRRLNGSGRH, encoded by the coding sequence GTGAACCAGGAACAGAGCAACGGACTCTACCGCTCCCGCCACGGCCGCTTCCTGGGCGTGCTCAAGGGGCTGGCCGAGTACTTCGGCGTTTCGGCCTTCTGGATGCGGGTCATCTTCGTGGTCATCGCCCTGGCCAGCGGCGTGTGGCCTGCGGTGGGAGCCTACCTTATCGCCGCCCTGCTGCTCAAGCCCGCCCCGGCCGTGCAGCCCCGCGACGAGGGGGAACGGGATTTTTACGACACCTACGCCGCCTCCCCCCGGGCGGCCATGCAGCGCCTCAAGCGCAAGTTCGACTCCCTGGACCGCCGCCTGCGCCGCCTGGAGGACGTTGCCACCTCCCGCGAGTACGACTTCGACCGCCGCCTGAACGGCTCCGGCAGACATTGA
- a CDS encoding PspA/IM30 family protein produces the protein MGIFSRFKDIVSANISHMLDRAEDPEKMIRLMIREMEETLVEIKANTAKAMADRATLARRVEELSGRAATWAERARLAVAKGRDDLAREALAEKKRLNQRLEAVREELDEADALVAQAQEDIAQLEDKLRTAREKRRSLGQRHKRATDRSRCRREMRKADSSRAAERFERYQQNIERMEADAEMAAPPAGTDLEDAFRELEDSDVEEELTRLKDEVSQQG, from the coding sequence ATGGGTATTTTTTCCCGCTTCAAGGACATCGTGTCCGCCAACATCTCCCACATGCTGGACCGCGCCGAGGATCCGGAGAAGATGATCCGCCTCATGATCCGCGAGATGGAGGAGACGCTGGTGGAGATAAAGGCCAACACCGCCAAGGCCATGGCCGACCGCGCCACCCTGGCCCGACGGGTGGAGGAGCTTTCCGGCCGCGCCGCCACCTGGGCGGAGCGCGCCAGGCTGGCCGTGGCCAAGGGCCGCGACGACCTGGCCCGCGAGGCCCTGGCCGAGAAGAAGCGGCTGAACCAGCGCCTGGAGGCCGTGCGCGAGGAACTGGACGAGGCCGACGCCCTGGTGGCCCAGGCGCAGGAGGACATCGCCCAGCTGGAGGACAAGCTGCGCACCGCCCGCGAGAAGCGCCGCAGCCTGGGCCAGCGCCACAAGCGGGCCACGGACCGCTCCCGCTGCCGCCGCGAGATGCGCAAGGCCGACTCCTCCCGCGCCGCCGAACGGTTCGAGCGCTACCAGCAGAACATCGAGCGCATGGAGGCGGACGCGGAAATGGCCGCGCCCCCCGCCGGGACCGACCTGGAGGACGCTTTCCGCGAGTTGGAGGACAGCGACGTGGAAGAGGAGTTGACCCGCCTCAAGGACGAGGTTTCCCAACAGGGCTGA
- a CDS encoding sigma 54-interacting transcriptional regulator, translated as MVNEAEYASPAAGVELLGESDAFLSFLDELARVAPVERPVLLIGERGTGKELAAARLHYLSHRWGGPLRTVNCAALAESLLEAELFGADPGAYTGAGSRRRPGRFEQAHGGSLFLDEIGALSLAAQEKVLRAVEYGVFERVGGSEARVDVRLVGATNADLPGLAEEGRFKLDLLDRLAFCVLTLPPLRAREGDAGLLAGHFAASMAVELGLDAPPAFSPRCLEQMADHPWPGNVRELKNAVERAVFAHAGEGEIPALDLDPFASPYRQERPGEAERPGKSAGERRKAHVEAQAVSLETPLPERVADLQVALVREALARARHNQRRAAELLGLTYHQFRALYRKHRQRIEGA; from the coding sequence ATGGTCAATGAAGCCGAATACGCCAGCCCGGCCGCCGGGGTGGAACTGCTGGGCGAGTCCGACGCCTTCCTCTCCTTTCTGGACGAGCTGGCCCGCGTGGCCCCGGTGGAGCGGCCGGTGTTGCTCATCGGCGAGCGCGGCACCGGCAAAGAGCTGGCTGCGGCCCGGCTGCACTACCTCTCCCACCGCTGGGGCGGCCCGCTGCGCACGGTGAACTGCGCCGCCCTGGCCGAAAGCCTTTTGGAAGCGGAACTCTTCGGCGCGGACCCCGGAGCCTACACCGGCGCGGGCAGCCGCCGCCGTCCGGGCCGGTTCGAGCAGGCCCACGGCGGCAGCCTCTTTCTGGACGAGATCGGCGCGCTCTCCCTTGCCGCCCAGGAAAAGGTGCTGCGGGCGGTGGAGTACGGGGTGTTCGAGCGGGTGGGCGGCTCCGAGGCGCGGGTGGACGTGCGCCTCGTGGGGGCAACCAACGCCGACCTGCCCGGGCTGGCCGAGGAGGGCCGCTTCAAGCTCGACCTGCTGGACCGTCTGGCCTTCTGCGTGCTGACCCTGCCGCCCCTGCGGGCGCGGGAGGGCGACGCGGGGCTTCTGGCCGGGCACTTCGCCGCCTCCATGGCGGTGGAGCTTGGGCTGGATGCGCCGCCCGCCTTCTCACCACGCTGCCTGGAGCAGATGGCCGACCACCCCTGGCCGGGCAACGTGCGGGAACTGAAGAACGCGGTGGAGCGGGCGGTTTTCGCCCACGCCGGGGAGGGGGAAATTCCCGCCCTGGACCTGGATCCCTTCGCCTCGCCCTACCGTCAGGAGCGGCCGGGGGAGGCGGAGCGGCCAGGAAAATCAGCCGGGGAGCGAAGGAAGGCGCATGTCGAGGCGCAAGCCGTTTCCCTTGAAACGCCCTTGCCGGAGCGGGTGGCCGACCTGCAAGTCGCCCTGGTGCGCGAGGCGCTGGCCCGGGCGCGCCACAACCAGCGCCGGGCGGCCGAACTGCTGGGCCTGACTTACCACCAGTTCCGGGCGCTGTACCGCAAGCACCGCCAGCGCATCGAGGGAGCTTAG
- a CDS encoding threonine aldolase family protein: protein MQRSFASDNTAPVHPRVMRALEEANQGRAAPYGNDSLSQRAAEAMQEAFGPDAHPFLVFLGTGANVLCLESLIRPHQSVLCATTAHINRDECGAPQRYTGSKLVTVEGSDGKITPDELAPHLHSLGFEHHAQPGAVSITQCTELGTLYSPKEIRVLADFAHQHGMKLHMDGARLANACAALGCSLKELTADCGVDALSFGGTKNGLMFGEAVVLFGDEAARDFVYRRKQAMQLYSKMRYTAAQFLALLEDDLWLENAVHANAMAVRLAEAVRDAPGVEITRPVETNHVFARLPLEATRKLQEDWTFYLWDPEDGIVRWMTSFDTTEEEVDNFAEAIRQAVAAA from the coding sequence ATGCAACGATCCTTCGCCTCGGACAACACCGCCCCGGTCCATCCCCGCGTCATGCGGGCCCTGGAGGAAGCCAACCAGGGCCGGGCCGCGCCCTACGGCAACGACTCCCTCAGCCAGCGGGCGGCCGAGGCCATGCAAGAGGCCTTCGGGCCCGACGCCCATCCCTTCCTGGTCTTTCTGGGCACCGGGGCCAACGTGCTCTGCCTGGAGTCCCTCATCCGGCCGCACCAATCGGTGCTTTGCGCCACCACGGCCCACATCAACCGCGACGAGTGCGGCGCGCCGCAGCGCTACACCGGCAGCAAGCTGGTCACGGTGGAGGGCAGCGACGGCAAGATCACCCCGGACGAGCTGGCCCCCCACCTGCACTCCCTGGGCTTCGAGCACCACGCCCAGCCCGGCGCGGTCTCCATCACCCAATGCACCGAGCTGGGCACCCTGTACTCGCCCAAGGAAATCCGCGTCCTGGCGGACTTCGCCCACCAGCACGGCATGAAGCTGCACATGGACGGCGCGCGGTTGGCCAACGCCTGCGCCGCCCTGGGCTGTTCCCTCAAGGAGCTGACCGCGGACTGCGGTGTGGACGCCCTGTCCTTCGGCGGCACCAAGAACGGGCTAATGTTCGGCGAGGCCGTGGTGCTCTTCGGCGACGAGGCGGCGCGGGACTTCGTCTACCGCCGCAAGCAGGCCATGCAACTCTACTCCAAGATGCGCTACACCGCTGCCCAGTTCCTGGCCCTGCTCGAGGACGACCTGTGGCTGGAGAACGCCGTCCACGCCAACGCCATGGCCGTGCGGCTGGCCGAGGCGGTGCGGGACGCGCCCGGTGTGGAGATCACCCGGCCGGTGGAGACCAACCACGTCTTCGCCCGCCTGCCCCTGGAGGCCACCCGGAAGCTGCAGGAGGACTGGACCTTCTACCTCTGGGACCCCGAGGACGGCATCGTGCGCTGGATGACCTCCTTCGACACCACCGAGGAAGAAGTGGACAACTTCGCCGAGGCCATCCGCCAGGCGGTGGCGGCGGCCTAA
- a CDS encoding GDSL-type esterase/lipase family protein — protein sequence MYICCFGDSLTLGVGDQEFLGWPGRVARRLVREDMDATLYNLGVRRDFTCRVRDRWEQETDRRLSDLPEGESTLLLFSFGAVDALRGADPDETLRAAGDVLGLARKKHPALFISPPPVRDKAANERVAGLSGALAGVCADLDLPCLDVYTPLASSFEYINSLRASDGVHPTGDGHGLIADLVWDWSAFRERLAG from the coding sequence ATGTACATTTGCTGTTTTGGCGATTCCCTCACCCTCGGCGTGGGCGACCAGGAGTTTCTGGGCTGGCCAGGGCGGGTTGCCCGCCGCCTGGTCCGCGAGGACATGGACGCGACCTTGTACAACCTGGGCGTGCGCCGCGACTTCACTTGCCGCGTCCGGGATCGCTGGGAACAGGAGACGGACCGCCGCCTGAGCGATTTGCCCGAAGGCGAATCCACCCTGCTGCTCTTCTCCTTCGGCGCGGTGGACGCCCTGCGGGGGGCGGACCCGGACGAGACCCTGCGGGCCGCCGGGGACGTGCTGGGCCTGGCGCGGAAGAAGCACCCCGCCCTGTTCATCAGCCCCCCGCCTGTGCGGGACAAGGCGGCCAACGAGCGCGTGGCCGGTCTTTCCGGAGCGCTGGCGGGGGTCTGCGCGGACCTGGACCTGCCCTGCCTGGACGTGTATACCCCCCTCGCTTCAAGCTTTGAGTACATCAACAGCCTGCGGGCCTCGGACGGCGTCCACCCCACCGGCGACGGCCACGGCCTCATCGCCGACCTCGTCTGGGACTGGAGCGCCTTCAGGGAGCGTCTCGCGGGCTGA
- a CDS encoding LysE family transporter: MLQALLFFLKGAAVGAAIALPAGPVGMFCIQRSMSSGAVVGLTCGLGAALADAFYGAVAAFGLRFVSAFLTGHEPYLKAAGGLLLLFLAWRMFRETAGTPRLEVRGGRMAGDMASTFLITMTNPMTILAFAVIFAGLGLADNADYRLAAALVLGVFAGSCAWWFSIAFGGAFLRRRLTRHLPRIRKAAALVIGGFGLAALVSLAAGGI, translated from the coding sequence GTGCTTCAGGCCCTGCTCTTCTTCCTCAAGGGGGCGGCCGTGGGCGCTGCCATCGCCCTGCCCGCCGGGCCGGTGGGCATGTTCTGCATCCAGCGCTCCATGTCCTCCGGCGCGGTCGTGGGGCTGACCTGCGGCCTGGGCGCGGCCCTGGCCGACGCCTTCTACGGCGCGGTGGCCGCCTTCGGCCTGCGCTTCGTCTCCGCCTTCCTCACCGGGCACGAGCCCTACCTCAAGGCGGCCGGGGGGCTTCTGCTGCTCTTTTTGGCCTGGCGCATGTTCCGCGAGACGGCGGGAACTCCGCGCCTGGAGGTCAGGGGCGGCCGCATGGCCGGGGACATGGCCTCCACCTTCCTCATCACCATGACCAACCCTATGACCATCCTGGCCTTCGCGGTGATATTCGCCGGGCTGGGGCTGGCGGACAACGCGGACTACAGGCTGGCCGCCGCCCTGGTGCTGGGGGTCTTCGCCGGGTCCTGCGCCTGGTGGTTCTCCATCGCCTTCGGCGGGGCCTTTTTGCGGCGGCGGCTGACCCGCCACCTGCCCCGCATCCGCAAGGCGGCCGCCCTGGTCATCGGCGGCTTCGGCCTGGCCGCCCTTGTTTCGCTGGCCGCGGGTGGTATCTAG
- a CDS encoding pyridoxamine 5'-phosphate oxidase family protein translates to MRRDKLEIRDREIIEELLREGEYLVLSLNDPGAAPYAVPLNYAYEDGRIYLHSGLKGRKAELLRADPRVRFVVVPRARIATGPTPCKHTAHFHSLCGCGTARLLEGDSEKRRGLSVLSRRFAPDQEPGFPDKIVGKTMVIEIEVTEITGKRNPPPDEKE, encoded by the coding sequence ATGCGACGCGACAAACTGGAAATCCGTGACCGTGAGATCATTGAGGAACTGCTGCGCGAGGGCGAATACCTGGTCTTGTCTCTCAACGACCCCGGCGCCGCCCCCTACGCCGTGCCCCTGAACTACGCCTACGAGGACGGCCGCATCTACCTGCACTCCGGGCTCAAGGGGCGCAAGGCGGAGCTTTTGCGGGCCGACCCGCGCGTGCGCTTCGTGGTTGTGCCCCGGGCCAGGATCGCCACCGGCCCCACCCCCTGCAAGCACACCGCCCACTTCCACAGCTTGTGCGGCTGCGGCACGGCCCGGCTGCTGGAGGGCGACTCCGAGAAGCGGCGCGGCCTGAGCGTGCTCAGCCGCCGCTTCGCCCCGGACCAGGAACCCGGATTTCCGGACAAGATCGTGGGCAAGACCATGGTTATAGAGATCGAGGTCACGGAGATCACCGGAAAGCGCAACCCGCCTCCTGACGAGAAGGAGTAG
- a CDS encoding TIGR04283 family arsenosugar biosynthesis glycosyltransferase, which translates to MPPRFSVVIPVLGEAETIAGAVRHLRETALGHDVEVVVADGDPDGSTLEAVDDPEVVCVLARKGRARQMNAGARAASGEVLAFLHADTVLPRGAFEVMERVLEGNGAGAFDLAIDSPRPALRLIAWMANRRSRATRMPYGDQCLFLRRRLFEDMDGFADIPLMEDVEFCRRLKRRGTRMELAPQRVLTSPRRWEKQGVAYGTLRNWTLVSLYFMGVPPQKLVRWY; encoded by the coding sequence ATGCCCCCACGATTCTCCGTCGTCATCCCCGTTCTCGGCGAGGCAGAGACCATCGCCGGAGCCGTGCGCCATCTGCGTGAAACGGCGCTGGGGCATGACGTGGAGGTGGTGGTGGCGGACGGCGACCCGGACGGCTCCACCCTGGAGGCGGTGGACGACCCCGAGGTGGTGTGTGTGCTGGCCCGAAAGGGGCGGGCGCGGCAGATGAACGCCGGGGCACGGGCCGCGTCCGGCGAGGTGCTGGCCTTCCTTCACGCCGACACCGTCCTGCCGCGCGGGGCCTTCGAGGTCATGGAGCGGGTGCTGGAGGGCAACGGGGCCGGGGCCTTCGACCTGGCCATCGATTCCCCCCGCCCGGCCCTGCGGCTCATCGCCTGGATGGCCAACCGCCGCAGCCGCGCCACCCGCATGCCCTACGGCGACCAGTGCCTCTTTTTGCGCCGCCGCCTGTTCGAGGACATGGACGGCTTCGCCGACATCCCCCTGATGGAGGACGTGGAGTTCTGCCGCCGCCTGAAACGGCGCGGCACGCGGATGGAGCTGGCCCCCCAGCGGGTGTTGACATCCCCGCGGCGGTGGGAGAAGCAGGGCGTAGCCTACGGAACCCTGCGCAACTGGACCCTTGTGAGCTTGTATTTCATGGGCGTTCCGCCCCAAAAACTTGTCCGCTGGTACTGA
- a CDS encoding TIGR04282 family arsenosugar biosynthesis glycosyltransferase: protein MDEPYPPDGDRRVILFLKTPRPGAVKTRLVPLLGEDGAAGLAKAMAEDTLAMLRTLDAPILVSVEPERDLSRARKWLGEGPSYFPQRGEDLGRRMATALADAFEQGSERAVLLGADLPDLPSEIVSHAFQTLERTDAVLAPAADGGWFLIGFRADAFDRSVLDGIPWSTPETFQATSDALDRAGVAWAILPGWPDVDTPAEVAELKSRLVSAHGQNGSGDIAPRTAAFLFAREVDGGGHG from the coding sequence ATGGACGAACCCTACCCGCCCGACGGCGACCGCCGCGTCATCCTCTTTTTGAAAACGCCCCGCCCCGGAGCCGTGAAAACCCGCCTGGTGCCCCTGCTGGGGGAGGACGGGGCCGCGGGGCTGGCCAAGGCCATGGCCGAGGACACCCTGGCCATGCTGCGAACCCTTGACGCGCCCATTCTGGTGAGCGTGGAGCCGGAAAGGGATCTCTCCCGGGCTAGAAAATGGCTGGGCGAGGGGCCGTCCTACTTCCCCCAGCGCGGGGAGGACCTGGGACGCCGCATGGCCACCGCCCTGGCCGACGCCTTCGAGCAGGGCTCGGAGCGGGCCGTGCTGCTGGGCGCGGACCTGCCGGACCTGCCCTCGGAGATCGTCTCCCACGCCTTCCAGACATTGGAGCGCACAGACGCCGTGCTGGCCCCGGCCGCGGACGGCGGTTGGTTCCTCATCGGCTTCCGGGCCGACGCCTTCGACCGCTCCGTGCTGGACGGCATCCCCTGGAGCACGCCCGAGACCTTCCAGGCCACCTCCGATGCCCTGGACCGGGCCGGGGTGGCCTGGGCAATCCTGCCCGGCTGGCCGGATGTGGACACCCCGGCCGAGGTGGCCGAACTCAAGTCCCGGCTCGTTTCCGCCCACGGCCAGAATGGCTCCGGCGACATCGCCCCGCGCACGGCCGCCTTCCTCTTCGCCCGCGAGGTGGACGGGGGAGGGCATGGCTAG
- a CDS encoding glycosyltransferase family 4 protein produces the protein MASLLFVVSEDWYFLSHRLHIALAAKEAGHTVAVAARDTGRAGDIRAAGLDFHPLRLDRGGMNPARDLATLRQLASLFRRLRPDVVHLVALKPVLYGAAAARMAGVRRVVCAVAGMGFAFISTGAKAALMRAVMRAGYLFGVRGRTGARVILQNEEDREELVRRSMVRPEQTRLIPGSGVDTDRFAPAPEPGDPRVLCHSRMLRDKGVAELVEAGDMVRARGLEAEIVLAGEPDPANPATIPEADLRAWNDQGKAVWLGRRADIPALLAGCQIACLPSYREGLPLSLIEAAAAGRPIVATDVTGCREVVRHGVNGLLVPPRDPAALADVLADLLADTERRAAMGRESRRLAEEHFAAPIIRQAHLDLYAELLREVP, from the coding sequence ATGGCTAGCCTGCTCTTCGTGGTCAGTGAGGACTGGTACTTCCTCTCCCACCGGCTGCACATCGCCCTGGCCGCCAAGGAGGCGGGCCACACGGTGGCCGTGGCCGCCCGCGACACCGGCCGCGCCGGGGACATCCGCGCCGCCGGACTGGATTTCCACCCCTTGCGCCTGGACCGGGGCGGCATGAATCCGGCGCGCGACCTGGCCACCCTGCGCCAGCTCGCCTCCCTGTTCCGCCGCCTTCGGCCCGACGTGGTGCATCTGGTGGCGCTGAAGCCGGTGCTCTACGGCGCGGCCGCCGCCCGCATGGCCGGGGTGCGGCGGGTGGTCTGCGCCGTGGCGGGAATGGGCTTCGCCTTCATCTCCACCGGGGCCAAGGCCGCCCTCATGCGGGCGGTCATGCGGGCGGGCTACCTTTTCGGCGTGCGCGGGCGCACCGGGGCGCGGGTCATCCTGCAAAACGAGGAGGACCGGGAGGAGCTTGTGCGGCGGAGCATGGTCCGGCCGGAACAAACCCGGCTCATTCCCGGCTCCGGCGTGGACACGGACCGCTTCGCTCCCGCCCCGGAACCCGGCGACCCGCGCGTGCTCTGCCATTCCCGCATGCTGCGCGACAAGGGCGTCGCCGAACTGGTGGAGGCCGGGGATATGGTGCGGGCGCGCGGCCTGGAAGCCGAGATCGTCCTGGCGGGCGAGCCGGACCCGGCCAACCCCGCCACCATCCCCGAGGCCGACCTGCGCGCCTGGAACGACCAGGGCAAGGCGGTCTGGCTGGGCCGCCGGGCGGACATCCCGGCTCTGCTGGCTGGCTGCCAAATCGCCTGCCTGCCCTCCTACCGCGAGGGGCTGCCCCTCTCCCTCATCGAGGCGGCCGCCGCGGGACGGCCCATCGTGGCCACGGACGTCACCGGCTGCCGCGAGGTCGTCCGCCACGGGGTCAACGGCCTGCTGGTCCCGCCGCGCGACCCGGCCGCCCTGGCCGACGTCCTGGCCGATCTGCTGGCCGACACCGAGCGCCGCGCCGCCATGGGCCGCGAGTCCCGCCGCCTGGCCGAGGAACATTTCGCCGCGCCCATCATCCGTCAGGCCCATCTGGACCTCTACGCCGAACTGCTGCGGGAGGTGCCGTGA
- a CDS encoding UDP-glucose 4-epimerase family protein, whose amino-acid sequence MRVLVTGATGFVGRALVRRLLDEGHAVRAVVRAGDVSLPDAAERVVVPDLAAAPPGSEHFQGMDAVAHLAARVHRMRDSSEDPLAANRRLNRDATLALARRTAECGVSRFLFLSTVKVHGEATHGRPFRETDAPAPEDPYAISKLEAERALADIPGLAPVVLRPPLVYGPGVRANFLRLLKLARSGLPLPLGAARNKRSLVSVDNLADAALTCLVHPAAPGRTFLVSDGRDLSTADLVRILARHMGRPCRLLPIPPAILRFAARALGKSALADRLLNDLQLDPSRLQTTLDWTPLQTPEEAMQQTAEWFEEEAE is encoded by the coding sequence GTGAGGGTTCTGGTCACGGGAGCCACCGGCTTCGTGGGGCGCGCCCTGGTGCGCCGCCTGCTGGACGAGGGGCATGCGGTGCGGGCTGTGGTCCGTGCCGGGGACGTCAGCCTGCCGGATGCGGCGGAACGCGTGGTGGTCCCCGATCTGGCCGCCGCGCCGCCCGGTTCCGAGCATTTTCAGGGCATGGACGCCGTGGCCCATCTGGCCGCCCGCGTCCACCGCATGCGCGATTCCTCGGAAGATCCCCTGGCGGCCAACCGCCGCCTCAACCGCGACGCCACCCTCGCCCTCGCCCGGCGGACTGCCGAGTGCGGCGTGTCGCGCTTCCTTTTCCTCTCCACCGTCAAGGTCCACGGCGAGGCCACCCACGGCCGCCCCTTCCGCGAGACCGACGCCCCCGCGCCCGAGGATCCCTACGCCATCAGCAAGCTGGAGGCGGAGCGCGCCCTGGCGGACATCCCCGGCCTGGCACCGGTCGTCCTCCGCCCGCCCTTGGTCTACGGGCCCGGCGTGCGGGCCAACTTCCTCCGCCTGCTCAAGCTGGCCCGCTCCGGCCTGCCGCTCCCCCTGGGTGCGGCCCGCAACAAGCGTTCCCTGGTTTCCGTCGACAACCTCGCGGACGCCGCCCTGACCTGCCTCGTCCACCCGGCCGCACCCGGCCGAACCTTCCTCGTCTCCGACGGCCGCGATCTCTCCACCGCCGACCTCGTCCGCATTCTGGCCCGCCACATGGGCCGCCCCTGCCGCCTCCTCCCCATCCCCCCCGCTATCCTCCGCTTCGCCGCCCGCGCCCTGGGCAAGTCCGCCCTGGCCGACCGCCTGCTGAACGACCTCCAGCTCGACCCCTCCCGCCTCCAAACCACCCTGGACTGGACCCCGCTCCAAACCCCGGAAGAAGCGATGCAACAAACAGCCGAATGGTTCGAGGAAGAGGCGGAGTAG
- a CDS encoding phosphate-starvation-inducible PsiE family protein, producing the protein MLDPSNNQKASESGKARDYLEECHILGSGDPLVCFLQKILRGAVRVLAVIMTLVIVWGLLDVGWVIYQRLRVPPYFLLNISDILATFGAFMAVLIAIEIFANIVVYLQSHVIHLRLVLATALMAAARKVIVLDFKTVEPPFVYALGVVILALALAFWLVSRVNTSGTSSQLELDGSEYVDGNRGGAIK; encoded by the coding sequence ATGCTTGACCCCTCAAATAACCAAAAAGCCTCGGAATCCGGCAAAGCTCGCGATTACCTTGAGGAATGCCACATCCTGGGGTCGGGCGATCCGCTGGTCTGCTTTCTTCAAAAGATCTTGCGTGGGGCGGTGCGTGTACTCGCCGTCATCATGACGCTGGTCATCGTGTGGGGCTTGCTCGACGTTGGCTGGGTCATCTACCAGCGCCTCAGGGTGCCTCCGTATTTTCTCCTCAACATAAGCGACATATTGGCAACGTTCGGGGCCTTCATGGCCGTTCTCATCGCCATCGAAATTTTCGCGAACATTGTTGTCTATCTACAGTCCCACGTCATACATTTGAGGCTGGTGCTGGCGACGGCACTCATGGCCGCGGCTCGGAAGGTCATCGTACTCGACTTCAAGACCGTTGAACCACCCTTCGTGTACGCACTCGGCGTAGTGATACTCGCTTTGGCGTTGGCGTTCTGGCTTGTTTCCAGAGTAAACACCTCCGGCACAAGCAGCCAATTGGAACTGGATGGGAGTGAATACGTTGATGGAAACAGAGGCGGCGCGATAAAATAA
- the uxx1 gene encoding UXX-star selenoprotein family 1 has product MSKIVIYGKSAUPHTTRARSAHPDAEYRDVKEDPKAMEEMLEHSDGRREVPVIVEDGKATIGYGGT; this is encoded by the coding sequence ATGTCCAAAATCGTCATCTACGGCAAGTCCGCCTGACCCCACACCACCCGGGCCAGGTCGGCCCACCCGGACGCCGAGTACCGCGACGTCAAGGAAGACCCCAAAGCCATGGAGGAAATGCTCGAACACAGCGACGGACGGCGCGAAGTCCCCGTCATCGTCGAAGACGGCAAAGCCACCATCGGCTACGGCGGCACCTGA